The following DNA comes from Sinorhizobium mexicanum.
GCCGATCACCTTACCGCGCGGCGCGGTGATGCGCCGATTGTTGAGATTCGGCTCCGGTTCGGAGAGATAGCCCCAATTGTAGCGGTTCATGCTCATCGGCCAGGCGAGCGCTGCCGGCATCTGGATGAACGGGCCGATGTCCGAGCCGCCGAACTCCAGCACGATGACAGAATGCTTGCCGTCTTCCGACAGACGATAGGCCAGCGCCGAGCCAGCCGAACCGGAACCGATGATGACGAAATCTGCCTGCATTCTCGTTTCTTTCTTGTATTTGGAGGCCCTCGGCCTGCCCCTCATCCGGCTGCCGCCACCTTCTCCCCGCTTGCGGGGAGAAGGGACCGTGCCGGGACGGTTCCGCTCCCTCTTCCGTGCATGCGAGAGGGTGAGGAGCAAGTCAAACCGTCAGTACGGCGCCTGCACCGGCCCCATGCCGACATAAACGGTCTTGAGTTCGGTGTAGTGGTTGAGCGCCGCCACCGAATTCTCCCGCCCGAAGCCCGATTGCTTCGAACCGCCGAAGGGGATCTCGACCGGGCAGAGGTTGTAGGTATTGATCCAGAGCGTGCCCGCTTCGAGCTGGTCGACCACCCGATGCGCGCGGGTGATGTCGGCGGTGAAGACGCCGGCGGAAAGGCCGAATTCGGTAGCATTCGCCCGGGCGACGACCTCTGCCTCGTCATCGAAGTCGAGCACGCACATGACCGGCCCGAAGATCTCCTCGCGCGCGATCGTCATCTCGTCGGTGACGTCGGCAAAGACGGTGGGCTGAATATAGGTTCCGTCGGCATTGACGGCGTTCGGAATGCCGCCGCCGGTCACGAGCCGCGCGCCCTCCGCCTTGCCCTTCTCGATATAGGAGAAGACCTTGTCGCGCTGCGCCTTCGAAACCATCGGGCCAAGCTGTGTCGCCTCGTCCATCGGGTCGCCGATCACGATCGCCTCGGTCCGCGCCTTGAGCCGCGCCAGGAACGCTTCCTTGACGTTCCTTTGCACGAAGACGCGGGTGCCATTCGAGCAGACCTGGCCGGTCGAATAGAAATTGCCGAGCATGGCGCCGCCGATGGCGCTTTCGAGATCGGCATCGTCGAAGACGATCAGCGGCGACTTGCCGCCGAGTTCCATCGTCACGTGCTTGAGTTCGGACGCGGCCGCTCCCGCCACTTTTTTGCCCGTCGGTACCGAGCCGGTGAGCGACACCTTGGCGACGTCGGGGTGATTGACGAGGAGGGGGCCGGTCGACCGGTCGCCCTGGATGACGTTGTAGAGGCCCTTGGGCAACCCCGCTTCAATCAGGATCTCGGCGATCTTCAGCGCGCCGAGCGGCGTGTTTTCCGAAGGCTTGAAGACCATGGCATTGCCGGCGGCGAGCGCCGGCGCGCCCTTCCAGCAGGCGATCTGCTGCGGATAATTCCAGGCGCCGATGCCGACGCACACGCCGAGCGGCACCCGCTTGGTGTAGGCGAAGTCGCCGCCGAGCGGAATGTAGTCGCCGTTGAGCGCAGTGGCGATGACGCCGCCGAAGAACTCGAAACTGTCGGCCCCGGAGGTCGGGTCGGCGACGATCGTTTCCTGGATCGGCTTGCCGGTATCGAGCGTTTCCAACTCGGAAAGCTCGCGATTGCGCTCCCGCATGATCTCGGCGGCGCGCTTCAGGATGCGGCCACGTGCCGTCGGGCTCATCGCGGCCCATTCCGGCTGCGCCCGTTTCGCGGCTGCGATCGCTTTTTCGACGATCGCAGGCGTCGCTGCATGAAGACGGGCGATCACCTCGCCGGTCGCCGGATAGACGCTCTCGATCACCGTGCCGGCGGTGTCCTCGACATATTCACCATCGATGAAGTGCGAGGCTTTCGGTTGGGCTTTCATGTCATTCTCCCCGCGGATAGCGCTTGGATTCCTCGAGGTTGTCGAGGTTCATGTGGTTGCGCATGTAGCGCTCGGATGCCTTCTGCAGCGGCTGGTGGTCCCAGGGGTAATAGGCGCCGTTGCGGAGCGCCTCGTAGACCACCCAGCGCCGCGCCTGGCTTTCGCGCACGGCGGCGTCGAAGGCCTCCATGTCCCAATGGGCGGCGCGCATGTCGCGGAAGGCTCTGAGCGTCGCCTGATCGACAGGCCCGCGCGGGTTTTCCGCCAGATTGGTGAGTTCCAGCGGATCGGCATCGAGGTCATAGAGCTGATCCGGATCAAGCGCGCAGTGGACATATTTCCACTTGCCTTCGCGGATCGCGACGAGCGGCGCGTAGGAAGCCTCCGCCGCATATTCCATCAGCACCGGTTCCGTGCGCTCCGCACCGTTCACCATCGGCAGAAGGCTGATGCCGTCGGTCCAGGGCTTCACCTCGTCCATGGAAATGCCGGCGAGATCGGCAAGCGTCGGAGTCACGTCGAGGTTTGAGGTCGGCGCCAGATGCAGGCCCGCGGTCACGCCCGGTCCGGCGATCATCAGCGGCACGCGCGCCGAGCCTTCGAAGAAGTTCATCTTGAACCACAGGCCGCGCTCCCCGAGCATGTCGCCATGGTCGGAGCAGAAGAGCACAAGCGTGTCGTCGAGCATCCGCGTCCGTGTGAGCGCGTCGATCAGCTCGCCGACCTTCTCGTCGAGATAGGAGATGTTGGCGAAATAGGCCTGCCGCGACCGGCGGATGTCCTCCTCGGTGATCTCGAAGTTTTCGTAATCGCAGGAGAGCATGATGCGCCGCGAATGCGGGTCCTGCTGATCGAAGGGGAGTGCGCCCATCTCTGGCAGCAGTTGCTCGCAGTTCTCGTAGAGATCCCAGAACTTGCGCCGCGCGACGTAGGGATCATGCGGATGCGTGAAGGATACCGTGAGGCACCAGGGGCGACGGTTTTCGTCGTCATTCTCGCGTGAAAGCTGGTAGAGCTTCTGGTTCGCCAGAAAGGCCACCTCGTCGTCATATTCCATCTGGTTGGTGATCTCAGCCACGCCGGCGCCGGTGACCGAGCCGAGGTTGTGGTACCACCAGTCGATGCGCTCGCCGGGCTTGCGGTAGTCCGGCGTCCAGCCGAAATCGGCCGGATAGATGTCGGTCGTCAGGCGCTCTTCGAAGCCATGCAACTGATCCGGCCCGACGAAATGCATCTTGCCGGAAAGCGCGGTGTAGTAGCCGGCCCGGCGCAGATGGTGCGCATAGGTCGGGATCGAGGACTGGTACTCGGCGGCATTGTCGTAGACGCGGGTGCGGCTCGGCAATTGGCCGGCCATGAAGGACGCGCGGGCGGGAGCACACAACGGAGATGAGGTGTAATTGTTGCGGAAGCGGGCCGAGCGTTTGGCCAGCGCCTTGAGGTTCGGCGCATGCAGAAAGTCGGCGGGGCCGTCCGGAAAGAGTTTTCCGTTCAGCTGATCCACCATGATGATCAGAATATTGGGTCTGGCGGTCACGATGGCCGTCCTTCGTAAAGCTGCTCGAGATGGGTGGTTACGTAGTCCTCCGTCAGCGCAATCGAAGCTTCGATGCTGATCGGAGCCGAGCGCAGACTTTGGCGGATATAGAGTCCGTCGATCATCGCAGCCGCGCCCTCGGCGATGCGTTCCGCGTCATCGACAGCACAAAGCGACCTGAGGCTCGCCAGAAGATTGGAGCGCAGACGCCGCGCGTAGATCACGAGGAGACGGCGAACGTCCTCCGAGCGCTGCGCCTCGGAATAGAAGGCGAGCCAGGCGGCGATGGTCTCGGGCGCGAACTGCTCGGCCCTGAAGCTCACGCGGATCAGCGCACTCAGCTTTTCGCGCGGCGTTGCCGCCGCCTGCAGCGCAGCGACAGCATCGTCGCGCAGCTGTGCCAAAAGGCTGCGGATCGTTGCGATCAACAATTGCTCCTTGCTGCCGAAATAGTGGTGCGCGAGCGCCGGCGAGACGCCGGCGGTTCTGGCAATGTCCGACATGGTGACCGAGAGCGTGCCCTGGTCGCCGATCACGCGCAGCGCCGCGTCCACCAGTGCCTTTCGCCGCACAGGCTCCATCCCGATTTTCGGCATCCGAAACCTCCTCGAATGCCTGCAGTTTATTTTTGATTGACTCATCAATCAATAAAAACTTTGTCGCTTTTTCTCTTTCTTTTTGCTGAGAAATCCGGCTCAATCGCGAGGCGGCGCTCATGCTCGCCGCTAAGACTGGAGGTTGAAATGGCCCACACGTTCGATCCCGCCGGCAGAGAGGCCGTTGCCGGAAAATGGGGATGGTTCGTCGCCCTCGGTGTGGTCCTGATCATGTGCGGCGGTATCGCTTTCGGCAATCTGTTCGCAGCGACGGTCGCTTCGGTCTATTACGTCGGCCTGATCATGCTCATCGGTGGGCTGCTCAACCTTGGCCACGCGTTTCAGGTCAAGACCTGGGAAAGCGTCGTCTATTGGGCGCTGAGCGGCGCCTGTTATGCGGCGGCCGGCCTCTTTGCCTTCATCAACCCGCTTCTTGCTTCCTCAGTCCTGACTTTCCTGATGGCGTTGGCGCTGATCGTTGCCGGCTGCTTCCGCATCTGGGTCGGCTTCAAGCTCCGGCCGCTGGCGGGCTGGGGCTGGATCGTCATCGGTGGGCTCGTCACCTTGGTTGCCGGCCTCATCATTGCTGCCGGATGGCCGGTCAACAGCCTGTGGATTCTGGGGCTGTTCCTGGCGGTCGATCTCGTGATGCAGGGACTTGCGCTGATCGCTTTCGGCGTTCTTGCCAAGGGCTAGGATTTCATCACGGTTTCAATGCGCTGCAGATTTGAGGCGTGGCGCGACAGGGTTGGCCGTTCTTGTCACGCAAGCTTCATCAAACTTTCACATTCGCGAAAGGTTTCGTTGACGCTTGCGCCTGATGCTGGCGCCGCCTTTGTCTGTGTATGTTCCCTGGAGCCCGGCATGTCCGTCGCCCCCGCCGAAATCCTCTCGCTTCGCCGCTTCGGCGACGACCAGATTGTCACGCTTGCCAAGCTCGTCATCGAGAACGCCTTTCAGCCGATCGTCGAGGCGACGACCGGCGCCGTGTTCGGTTATGAATCGCTTATGCGCGGGTTCCAGCGTCTGGGCTTTGCCTCGCCGCTCGAATTGCTGGACAAGGCGGAGGAGGTGGGCCAGCTTCTGGCACTCGAACATCTTATCAACAGTCGCGCCGTTGCCGCCTTCGCGACGGTTCCGGATTTTGCGACACGCACGCTTTTCCTGAATTTCGATTCGCGTCTGGTCGGTGGCGAGGGCG
Coding sequences within:
- the betB gene encoding betaine-aldehyde dehydrogenase; its protein translation is MKAQPKASHFIDGEYVEDTAGTVIESVYPATGEVIARLHAATPAIVEKAIAAAKRAQPEWAAMSPTARGRILKRAAEIMRERNRELSELETLDTGKPIQETIVADPTSGADSFEFFGGVIATALNGDYIPLGGDFAYTKRVPLGVCVGIGAWNYPQQIACWKGAPALAAGNAMVFKPSENTPLGALKIAEILIEAGLPKGLYNVIQGDRSTGPLLVNHPDVAKVSLTGSVPTGKKVAGAAASELKHVTMELGGKSPLIVFDDADLESAIGGAMLGNFYSTGQVCSNGTRVFVQRNVKEAFLARLKARTEAIVIGDPMDEATQLGPMVSKAQRDKVFSYIEKGKAEGARLVTGGGIPNAVNADGTYIQPTVFADVTDEMTIAREEIFGPVMCVLDFDDEAEVVARANATEFGLSAGVFTADITRAHRVVDQLEAGTLWINTYNLCPVEIPFGGSKQSGFGRENSVAALNHYTELKTVYVGMGPVQAPY
- the betC gene encoding choline-sulfatase → MVTARPNILIIMVDQLNGKLFPDGPADFLHAPNLKALAKRSARFRNNYTSSPLCAPARASFMAGQLPSRTRVYDNAAEYQSSIPTYAHHLRRAGYYTALSGKMHFVGPDQLHGFEERLTTDIYPADFGWTPDYRKPGERIDWWYHNLGSVTGAGVAEITNQMEYDDEVAFLANQKLYQLSRENDDENRRPWCLTVSFTHPHDPYVARRKFWDLYENCEQLLPEMGALPFDQQDPHSRRIMLSCDYENFEITEEDIRRSRQAYFANISYLDEKVGELIDALTRTRMLDDTLVLFCSDHGDMLGERGLWFKMNFFEGSARVPLMIAGPGVTAGLHLAPTSNLDVTPTLADLAGISMDEVKPWTDGISLLPMVNGAERTEPVLMEYAAEASYAPLVAIREGKWKYVHCALDPDQLYDLDADPLELTNLAENPRGPVDQATLRAFRDMRAAHWDMEAFDAAVRESQARRWVVYEALRNGAYYPWDHQPLQKASERYMRNHMNLDNLEESKRYPRGE
- the betI gene encoding transcriptional regulator BetI, producing MPKIGMEPVRRKALVDAALRVIGDQGTLSVTMSDIARTAGVSPALAHHYFGSKEQLLIATIRSLLAQLRDDAVAALQAAATPREKLSALIRVSFRAEQFAPETIAAWLAFYSEAQRSEDVRRLLVIYARRLRSNLLASLRSLCAVDDAERIAEGAAAMIDGLYIRQSLRSAPISIEASIALTEDYVTTHLEQLYEGRPS
- a CDS encoding HdeD family acid-resistance protein, yielding MAHTFDPAGREAVAGKWGWFVALGVVLIMCGGIAFGNLFAATVASVYYVGLIMLIGGLLNLGHAFQVKTWESVVYWALSGACYAAAGLFAFINPLLASSVLTFLMALALIVAGCFRIWVGFKLRPLAGWGWIVIGGLVTLVAGLIIAAGWPVNSLWILGLFLAVDLVMQGLALIAFGVLAKG